In Xiphophorus hellerii strain 12219 chromosome 4, Xiphophorus_hellerii-4.1, whole genome shotgun sequence, a single genomic region encodes these proteins:
- the pla2r1 gene encoding secretory phospholipase A2 receptor — protein MFLRSCRCMDSVAALVALIYLTVLLSRSSLCSSEEDDEVLGKNQLAEYYRKGLFILESVTLKRCVTVNGSNVVLDDCERPTRHMLWKWVSRHRLFNLGTSMCLGLNLSDTTQPLGMFECDATYLVLWWRCHGNMLYGASEWKVTVSGRLVVVRKNMYHEWKRYNTPKEGPCSHPYEEIHTLLGNAHGYSCVFPFNYNNKWYAECTTEGREDNLHWCATTDRYDQSERWGFCPVKASSCDHFWESNQELSACYQFNLYTILTWSQALSTCLAQGGNLLSITSLAEHRYIRDRLANVGAMVWIGLNHLKDGYGWKWSDGAPLSLVNFTTALAAGPLETNMPCGVYNSAYGGQWQSLSCESALPYICKKTPNNTGIVEPLENWQYIHTECADGWWPHNGFCYHVLAEKDSGSWKESSRACGSLGAKLISLRSLSEAEMLLNLLANYSREVTEVWIGLRKQGPSPGVEWSDGSPVTLTLWDQYQPVLNLTDSTLCITMETKKGNWLLAPCDEQHPAVCRRESQSPVQHRGTWDEGCPAGWKRHGHSCYTVTSHEQTFEDAALGYYCMSSLLTVENRFEQAFVNSLLSANGTNSSMNYWIGLKDQEKKGEYRWLPHNGSSLPLTFSNWNKHQPVSAGGCVVMSGGPALGHWEVKDCKSHKALSVCKMSSSHSDAGLPERHIDAYAPCPPGWESHSGLLHCFKVFHDEKVLMKRSWVEADFFCQALGAQLASFQHYEEQVFVKHLLSTMFEGTEGRWFWVGLNKRDPDHPGAWEWSDGSPIVTSFIEDKNEEDDRKDCAVYSDLTNNMMPRPCDTKHEWICKLSRGDKLKKPYWYTEQSQAWVFYRGAEYLLANQPYNWHAVSLACQMMGAHLLSIHSREESQFIKERLRRFSLGHTDWWIGLSFGPPGEEVRWSDKTEIDFQNWADGGLNSDLKKSWACLSMSSTGKWSVKKCSELHGYVCKRRTVSVVETPQEPHYIGACPEKWLYFGHKCLLLHLPGSPNEGKSWKDAQSICSLFQGSLVAIEDEIEQAYITMLLQGSSVGVWIGLRDEDTMKWTNGKPVSYTNWSPVEPKSYLTDDWLSGAADEPLCTVLSNNHNFHLTGKWYDEKCSESGYGFVCQKPQDTSKPPTHSYHHPLPDNIEYRSTTYKVVSGNMSWYDAMHMCIENDSELVSITDAYHQAFLTVLVNRLDGPHWIGLYSQDSGINYKWSDGSDTVYTHWDAADDDDDDFVTGECVYIDVNGGWRRADCETPLPGALCHIPLPNSKPFVSYEMSCPHTWVKFGRGCYDFEPVVEKLTFEESRTRCKQKVNTSDILTIESETENRFVLEQLRSSGSLHRTIWLGMYFNVDTDSMAWVDGSPTDYTNWADKGPDTKQLTADTCVTTRVIDDVWRLSTCGGQLGFICKTVSDVATKVEVEHINGLHHGIIPAAVVVAVLIFALLAGAMWFLYKRNPARFRGFPSLGSAYYRQTNSQATESDGNVLITDLEAHSGE, from the exons ATGTTTCTGCGCTCCTGTCGATGCATGGACTCGGTCGCTGCTCTTGTGGCGCTTATTTATTTAACGGTGTTGTTGTCGAGAAGCTCCCTGTGTAGCAGCGAGGAGGACGATGAGGTCCTGGGGAAAAACCAGCTCGCTGAATACTACA GAAAAGGTCTCTTCATCCTGGAGAGCGTTACGCTGAAGCGCTGCGTGACGGTGAACGGCTCCAATGTGGTGCTGGACGATTGCGAGCGTCCCACACGCCACATGCTGTGGAAGTGGGTCTCTAGGCACCGACTCTTCAACTTAGGCACCAGCATGTGCCTGGGCCTTAACCTTTCGGACACAACGCAGCCGTTGGGCATGTTTGAGTGCGACGCTACCTATCTAGTGCTGTGGTGGCGTTGCCACGGGAACATGCTCTATGGGGCGTCAGAGTGGAAGGTGACGGTTTCCGGACGTTTGGTGGTGGTAAGAAAGAACATGTACCACGAGTGGAAAAGGTACAACACTCCCAAAGAAGGCCCCTGCTCACATCCATATGAAG AAATCCACACTCTTTTGGGAAATGCACACGGatattcttgtgtttttccttttaattacaACAACAAGTGGTACGCTGAGTGTACAACTGAGGGCCGGGAGGATAATCTTCACTGGTGTGCCACTACTGATCGCTACGATCAGTCTGAAAGATGGGGCTTCTGCCCAGTTAAAG CTTCCAGTTGTGATCATTTCTGGGAGTCGAACCAGGAGCTCAGCGCGTGCTACCAGTTCAACCTGTACACCATCCTCACCTGGAGTCAGGCGCTGTCCACCTGCCTCGCTCAAGGAGGGAATCTGTTGAGCATCACCAGCCTGGCTGAGCACAGGTATATCCGAG ATCGACTGGCAAATGTTGGTGCGATGGTGTGGATTGGACTGAACCACCTTAAGGACGGGTATGGATGGAAATGGTCCGATGGCGCTCCCTTGTCACTGGTGAATTTTACTACAG CTCTGGCCGCTGGACCGCTAGAGACCAACATGCCTTGCGGAGTGTACAACTCTGCCTATGGAGGCCAGTGGCAGAGTCTCTCCTGCGAGTCCGCCCTGCCTTACATCTGCAAGAAGACACCGAACAACACCGGCATAGTTGAGCCACTAG AGAACTGGCAGTACATCCATACCGAGTGCGCTGATGGCTGGTGGCCTCATAATGGCTTTTGCTACCATGTGCTGGCGGAAAAAGACTCTGGAAGCTGGAAGGAGTCGTCCCGAGCCTGTGGCTCTCTGGGGGCAAAGCTCATCAGTCTCCGTTCCTTGTCAGAGGCGGAGATGCTGCTTAACCTGCTGGCTAACT ATTCCAGGGAAGTCACAGAGGTCTGGATTGGTCTGCGGAAGCAGGGGCCATCGCCAGGTGTAGAGTGGTCAGATGGTTCACCAGTAACTCTGACTCTCTGGGACCAGTATCAGCCTGTGCTCAACCTGACAGATTCGACACTTTGCATCACAATGGAGACAAAG AAAGGTAACTGGCTCTTGGCCCCATGCGATGAGCAACACCCTGCTGTATGCAGAAGAGAAAGCCAGAGTCCTGTTCAGCACAGAGGAACCTGGGATGAAGGATGCCCTGCG GGTTGGAAGAGACACGGTCACTCCTGTTACACAGTAACTAGTCATGAGCAGACGTTTGAAGATGCGGCGTTGGGATATTACTGCATGTCTTCTCTCCTCACTGTGGAGAACAG GTTTGAGCAGGCTTTTGTCAACAGTTTGCTGAGTGCGAATGGAACCAACAGCAGCATGAACTATTGGATCGGCCTCAAGGACCAGGAGAAGAAGGGGGAGTACAGGTGGCTTCCTCACAACGGCTCCTCTCTGCCTCTCACCTTCTCGAACTGGAACAAGCATCAACCTG TTAGTGCTGGTGGCTGTGTCGTCATGTCTGGCGGTCCTGCTTTGGGTCACTGGGAGGTGAAAGACTGCAAATCCCACAAGGCTTTGTCGGTGTGTAAGATGAGCAGCAGCCACAGTGATGCTGGCCTGCCAGAGCGCCACATTGATGCTTACGCCCCCTGTCCTCCAGGCTGGGAATCACACTCTGGACTGCTCCACTGTTTTAAG GTGTTCCACGATGAGAAAGTCTTGATGAAGCGCTCCTGGGTGGAAGCAGACTTCTTCTGCCAAGCCCTCGGGGCTCAGCTGGCCAGTTTCCAGCACTATGAGGAGCAGGTGTTTGTTAAGCACCTGCTCAGCACCATGTTTGAAGG aaCAGAGGGCCGCTGGTTCTGGGTTGGTTTAAATAAGAGAGACCCCGACCACCCTGGAGCCTGGGAGTGGTCCGACGGCTCTCCA ATAGTGACGTCTTTCATTGAAGATAAGAACGAGGAGGATGACAGGAAGGACTGTGCTGTGTACAGCGACCTGACTAACAACATGATGCCACGGCCTTGTGACACCAAACATGAGTGGATCTGCAAGCTGTCCAGAG GTGATAAGCTGAAGAAACCTTACTGGTACACTGAAC AGAGCCAGGCCTGGGTGTTTTACCGAGGAGCCGAGTACTTGCTGGCTAATCAACCCTACAACTGGCATGCAGTCTCTTTGGCTTGTCAGATGATGGGAGCCCACCTGCTATCCATTCACTCCAGGGAAGAGTCGCAATTCATCAAGGAGCGCTTACGACGG TTCTCCCTGGGACACACCGACTGGTGGATTGGCCTTTCCTTTGGCCCACCTGGAGAGGAGGTCAG GTGGAGCGACAAAACGGAGATAGATTTTCAGAACTGGGCTGATGGCGGTTTAAACAGTGATCTCAAAAAAAGCTGGGCGTGTCTCTCCATGTCTTCAACAG GGAAGTGGTCGGTAAAGAAATGCAGCGAACTTCACGGCTACGTGTGCAAGAGAAGGACGGTATCTGTGGTGGAGACTCCCCAGGAGCCACACTACATTGGAGCATGTCCAGAGAAGTGGCTCTACTTCGGACACAAG TGCCTCCTGCTTCACCTCCCTGGCAGTCCAAACGAAGGAAAGAGTTGGAAAGACGCCCAGTCCATCTGCTCTTTGTTTCAAGGCTCCCTGGTTGCCATAGAAGATGAGATAGAACAAG CCTACATTACCATGCTGCTCCAGGGAAGCTCTGTAGGTGTGTGGATCGGTCTGCGAGATGAGGACACAATGAAATGGACCAATGGAAAACCAGTCAGCTACACCAACTGGTCTCCAGTTGAACCAAAGAGTTATCTTACT gATGACTGGCTCAGTGGGGCTGCCGATGAACCCCTCTGCACCGTTTTGTCAAACAACCACAATTTCCACCTCACTGGGAAATGGTACGATGAGAAGTGCAGCGAGAGCGGGTATGGCTTTGTTTGTCAAAAACCTCaag ACACATCCAAACCCCCCACCCACTCCTATCACCACCCTCTTCCTGACAATATTGAGTACAGGAGCACCACCTACAAGGTTGTGTCTGGCAACATGAGTTGGTACGACGCGATGCACATGTGCATAGAAAATGATTCTGAGCTAGTGAGCATTACAGATGCCTACCACCAGGCTTTCCTTACTGTCCTTGTCAACAGATTGGACGGCCCACATTGGATTGGACTGTACAGTCAAGAC AGTGGCATCAATTACAAGTGGTCAGACGGCAGTGACACAGTGTACACACACTGGGACgcagctgatgatgatgatgacgactTTGTGACTGGAGAGTGTGTGTACATTGACGTGAACGGAGGCTGGCGGAGAGCAGACTGTGAGACTCCGTTGCCAGGAGCGCTGTGTCACATTCCCCTGCCCA ACAGTAAACCATTTGTCTCGTACGAGATGTCCTGTCCGCACACCTGGGTGAAGTTTGGACGAGGCTGCTACGACTTTGAGCCGGTGGTTGAAAAACTCACATTTGAAGAGTCAAGAACCCGCTGTAAACAGAAAG TCAACACCTCAGACATCCTGACCATTGAAAGTGAGACAGAGAACCGCTTTGTTCTGGAGCAGCTGCGTTCTTCCGGGTCCCTTCACCGCACTATTTGGTTGGGGATGTACTTCAACGTTGATA CTGATTCAATGGCCTGGGTTGATGGCTCACCGACGGACTACACCAACTGGGCAGATAAAGGCCCAGACACCAAGCAGCTCACTGCAGACACCTGTGTTACAACCAGGGTGATTGATGACGTGTGGCGTCTGTCGACATGCGGAGGGCAGCTCGGCTTCATCTGCAAAACTGTCTCAG ATGTAGCCACTAAGGTGGAGGTGGAACACATTAATG GTTTGCATCATGGCATCATCCCTGCTGCAGTGGTGGTGGCAGTATTGATCTTCGCTCTGCTGGCAGGGGCGATGTGGTTCCTGTACAAGAGAAACCCGGCTCGCTTTCGCGGCTTCCCCTCGCTCGGCAGCGCTTATTACAGACAGACCAACTCTCAGGCAACAGAATCAGATGGAAATGTTCTGATTACAGACCTGGAGGCTCATTCAGGGGAATAG